Proteins encoded by one window of uncultured Celeribacter sp.:
- a CDS encoding glutamate-5-semialdehyde dehydrogenase, with protein MTDIDVKDMMKDLGERAKAAAQVLATATSEAKEQALLAAADALWANRAEIIAANEKDLEFGRNKGLTDAMMDRLKLDEPRIQGMIDGLKAIASQKDPVGDVITEWDRPNGLHIKRVRTPLGVIGVIYESRPNVTADAGALCLKAGNAVILRGGSESFHSSGAIHACLVEGLKSAGLPEDAIQRVPTRDRAAVSEMLTMTDYIDVIVPRGGKGLVGLVQREARVPVFAHLEGIVHIFVDASADPEKAMKVVLNAKTRRTGICGAAECLLLHKDIADTLGRDLVAALVEKGVDVRGDAAVQGLDDQVTPATEDDWGREYLDSIIAAKVVADVDEAIAHIQRYSSSHTDCILSETPENVEAFFSRLDSAILMHNSSTQFADGGEFGMGAEIGIATGKMHARGPVGAEQLTSFKYLVTSDGAVRA; from the coding sequence ATGACCGATATTGATGTGAAAGACATGATGAAAGACCTGGGTGAGCGCGCGAAAGCTGCGGCGCAGGTGTTGGCGACGGCAACCTCCGAGGCCAAGGAACAGGCGCTTTTGGCTGCGGCAGACGCGCTTTGGGCCAACCGGGCGGAGATCATCGCCGCCAACGAGAAAGACCTTGAATTTGGCCGCAACAAAGGCCTGACGGATGCCATGATGGATCGGCTCAAACTCGATGAGCCGCGCATTCAGGGCATGATCGACGGGCTTAAGGCCATCGCAAGCCAAAAGGACCCGGTGGGCGATGTGATCACGGAGTGGGACCGGCCCAACGGGCTTCACATCAAGCGCGTCCGCACGCCTTTGGGGGTGATTGGCGTGATTTACGAGTCCCGCCCGAATGTGACGGCGGACGCGGGCGCATTGTGTCTCAAGGCCGGGAATGCCGTGATCCTGCGCGGCGGCTCCGAGAGTTTCCATAGCTCCGGCGCGATCCATGCCTGTCTGGTCGAGGGGTTGAAGTCCGCCGGTCTGCCTGAGGATGCGATCCAGCGCGTGCCGACCCGTGACCGCGCGGCGGTGAGCGAAATGCTGACCATGACCGATTACATCGACGTTATCGTGCCGCGGGGCGGCAAGGGCCTCGTGGGCCTCGTGCAGCGCGAAGCCCGCGTGCCGGTCTTTGCCCATCTCGAGGGCATCGTGCATATTTTCGTCGATGCCTCTGCCGACCCTGAAAAGGCGATGAAGGTCGTGTTGAACGCGAAAACCCGGCGCACGGGGATTTGCGGGGCTGCGGAATGTTTGCTTCTTCACAAGGATATCGCCGACACGCTGGGGCGTGATCTGGTGGCGGCTTTGGTCGAGAAGGGCGTCGATGTGCGCGGCGATGCGGCGGTGCAAGGGCTGGACGATCAGGTGACGCCCGCCACGGAGGACGATTGGGGCCGCGAATATCTCGACAGCATCATCGCCGCGAAAGTCGTGGCGGATGTGGACGAGGCCATCGCGCATATCCAGCGCTATTCTTCCTCGCACACGGATTGCATCCTGTCTGAGACGCCGGAAAACGTGGAGGCGTTTTTCTCCCGCCTCGACAGTGCGATCCTGATGCACAATTCCTCGACGCAATTCGCCGATGGCGGCGAATTCGGCATGGGCGCGGAGATCGGTATCGCGACGGGCAAGATGCATGCCCGTGGGCCCGTGGGTGCGGAACAGTTGACGAGCTTTAAATACCTCGTGACCTCGGACGGGGCCGTGCGGGCATAA
- a CDS encoding DUF3553 domain-containing protein, protein MDDLNAMLEPGQMVRHPQEPDWGLGQVQSNINGKLTVMFQHQGKVVIDSRRLALLPVFD, encoded by the coding sequence CTGGACGATCTCAATGCCATGCTGGAACCTGGCCAGATGGTGCGCCACCCGCAGGAACCCGATTGGGGTCTGGGGCAGGTGCAATCGAACATCAATGGCAAGTTGACGGTGATGTTCCAGCATCAGGGCAAGGTTGTGATCGACAGTCGGCGTCTTGCGCTCCTCCCCGTTTTTGACTGA
- a CDS encoding histidine phosphotransferase family protein: MTHDMPTDANRDMTRDIAALIGSRICHDLISPVGAISNGVELMAMSGAGTGPELSLISESVDNANARVKFFRIAFGMASSGQMSSRAEISGILQAISTPRLTYVWEPAEDLPREEVKLACLMLMCLETALPRGGEIKVTYSHSQWKIRATSARLEPSPDLWARLGKVTGTAGLKPSEVQFVLAPLQAAALERRITQSSGDGVISLMA, encoded by the coding sequence ATGACCCACGACATGCCCACAGATGCGAACCGTGACATGACCCGCGACATCGCCGCCCTGATCGGCTCCCGGATTTGTCACGACCTGATCAGCCCGGTGGGGGCGATCTCGAACGGTGTCGAATTGATGGCCATGTCGGGCGCGGGAACCGGCCCTGAGCTTAGCCTTATCTCCGAAAGCGTCGACAATGCCAATGCCCGGGTGAAATTCTTTCGCATCGCTTTCGGCATGGCCTCCAGCGGGCAAATGAGCTCGCGCGCCGAAATCTCCGGCATCCTGCAAGCGATCTCCACGCCGCGGCTCACCTATGTCTGGGAGCCTGCCGAAGACCTGCCGCGCGAAGAGGTCAAACTGGCCTGTCTGATGCTCATGTGCCTGGAAACCGCCCTGCCCCGTGGTGGCGAGATCAAGGTGACCTATTCCCACAGCCAATGGAAAATACGCGCCACATCTGCGCGCCTTGAGCCTTCGCCCGATCTTTGGGCGCGTCTCGGAAAGGTGACCGGCACCGCGGGGCTGAAACCCTCCGAGGTGCAATTCGTCCTCGCGCCTTTGCAAGCCGCAGCCCTCGAACGCCGGATCACCCAAAGCTCCGGCGATGGGGTCATCTCCCTGATGGCATAA
- a CDS encoding GNAT family N-acyltransferase — MSAEAQPLQLKFAETPEDIRAAQRLRYRVFVEELGSNGEMVDHAAMLEADRFDPDYQHLMLMDPTRSDDPLEHCIGVYRLLTGEKAATLGHFYSEGEYDLTALKTSGKRLLELGRSCVAREYRGGVALFQMWAGLAKYVIEEGYDVLFGTASFFGADVAQHAEALSLLHHRHLAPEALRARAQKAHFQSMDLVPEDQIDRKRAMLAIPPLIKAYLRMGGTVGEGAFLDRAFNTVDVLLILDVDKISERQRAMYTKGLTGAGS, encoded by the coding sequence ATGAGCGCAGAGGCGCAGCCGTTACAGTTGAAATTCGCCGAGACCCCCGAGGACATACGCGCCGCGCAACGTTTGCGCTATCGGGTGTTCGTCGAGGAACTTGGCTCGAATGGCGAGATGGTGGATCACGCGGCCATGTTGGAGGCCGACCGGTTTGACCCGGATTACCAGCATCTCATGTTGATGGACCCGACGCGCTCTGACGACCCTCTGGAGCACTGTATCGGGGTCTACCGGCTTTTGACCGGGGAAAAGGCCGCCACACTGGGTCATTTCTATTCCGAGGGGGAATATGATCTGACGGCTTTGAAAACCTCCGGAAAGCGGCTGTTGGAGCTGGGCCGGTCCTGCGTGGCGCGTGAGTATCGCGGTGGAGTGGCACTGTTTCAGATGTGGGCGGGGCTGGCGAAATATGTGATCGAAGAGGGCTATGATGTGCTCTTCGGCACGGCCTCGTTTTTCGGCGCAGATGTGGCGCAGCATGCCGAGGCTTTGTCTTTGCTGCATCACCGTCACCTGGCGCCGGAGGCCCTGCGCGCCCGGGCACAAAAGGCACATTTCCAGAGCATGGATTTGGTGCCTGAGGACCAGATTGACCGCAAACGCGCGATGCTGGCGATCCCGCCGCTGATCAAGGCCTATCTGCGGATGGGCGGCACGGTGGGCGAGGGGGCGTTCTTGGATCGGGCATTCAACACGGTGGATGTGTTGTTGATCCTCGACGTCGACAAGATCTCCGAGCGCCAGCGGGCGATGTACACCAAGGGTCTCACAGGAGCCGGGTCATGA
- a CDS encoding DUF2059 domain-containing protein, translating into MTAIASPEMFSGLSCLSGVESAKYALVSAALCLCGMGAQAAPDEAQLKTLMQAMLFEDVVDVLCDEGTEMSEDFVEAGYGVPKPMWDKMLNRLYDEKVMAQAFHEEMGEALGDADLTPMISFYETDLGQKIARLELETRKAMSDEATQEVANDAWSALDPEAERAQLIEDYVQVNDLVEMNVVGAMNSDIAYYQGLWSAGFESESGMGDSEILNAIWASEPEVRADVSEWVYGFSTMAYETLSDEEFEAYIDFGRTEAGQKLNHALFSSFDAVYEHVSRGLGAGTAKLMQEFDGEQL; encoded by the coding sequence ATGACTGCCATAGCCTCTCCTGAAATGTTTTCCGGCCTGTCATGCCTGTCCGGTGTCGAGAGCGCAAAATACGCGCTCGTGTCGGCGGCGCTTTGTCTTTGCGGCATGGGCGCGCAGGCCGCTCCTGACGAAGCGCAGCTCAAGACCCTGATGCAGGCGATGTTGTTTGAGGATGTCGTCGATGTACTCTGTGACGAGGGCACAGAGATGTCCGAGGATTTCGTCGAGGCAGGCTATGGCGTGCCGAAACCCATGTGGGACAAGATGCTGAACCGTCTTTACGACGAAAAAGTGATGGCGCAGGCCTTCCATGAGGAGATGGGGGAGGCGCTCGGCGATGCCGATTTGACGCCGATGATCTCTTTCTATGAAACCGATCTGGGCCAAAAGATTGCGCGTCTCGAGCTTGAGACCCGTAAGGCCATGTCCGATGAGGCGACGCAAGAGGTGGCGAATGACGCTTGGTCGGCGCTCGACCCGGAGGCGGAGCGCGCGCAGTTGATCGAGGACTATGTGCAGGTCAACGATCTGGTCGAGATGAATGTCGTTGGTGCGATGAACAGCGATATCGCCTATTATCAAGGCCTCTGGAGCGCCGGGTTTGAAAGCGAGTCTGGCATGGGCGACAGTGAGATATTGAACGCGATTTGGGCCTCAGAGCCCGAAGTGCGTGCGGATGTGTCGGAATGGGTCTACGGGTTTTCCACCATGGCCTATGAAACGCTTTCGGACGAAGAGTTCGAGGCCTATATTGATTTCGGACGCACGGAGGCCGGACAAAAGCTCAATCATGCGCTGTTCTCGTCCTTCGATGCGGTTTATGAACATGTGTCGCGCGGTCTGGGCGCGGGCACTGCAAAGTTGATGCAGGAGTTCGACGGCGAACAGCTCTAA
- a CDS encoding 50S ribosomal protein L21, whose product MFAVLKTGGKQYKVQSGDVLRVEKLAADAGEKIQFNEILMVGSTIGAPLVEGAGVQAEVIDQIKGEKLIHYVKRRRKHSSQRKKGHRQQLTLLRITDILESGADKSGVKAAIGAGSVSAAPAAAAAPKKAEAPGAVGADDLTAITGVGPAAAKKLAEAGITTYAQLAAVDVDTFDAVKVKPEWVAQAKDLAQ is encoded by the coding sequence ATGTTTGCGGTTTTGAAAACTGGCGGTAAGCAATACAAAGTGCAGAGCGGCGACGTTCTTCGCGTGGAAAAACTTGCCGCTGATGCTGGTGAAAAAATCCAGTTCAACGAGATTCTGATGGTTGGCTCCACCATCGGTGCCCCCCTCGTGGAAGGCGCCGGCGTGCAAGCCGAAGTCATCGACCAGATCAAGGGTGAGAAACTCATCCACTATGTGAAGCGTCGTCGTAAGCACTCTTCGCAGCGCAAAAAAGGTCACCGTCAGCAGCTCACGCTGCTCCGCATCACCGACATTCTCGAATCCGGTGCGGACAAATCCGGTGTCAAAGCTGCCATCGGCGCGGGCTCCGTTTCCGCAGCTCCGGCTGCTGCCGCTGCTCCGAAGAAAGCTGAGGCTCCGGGCGCTGTGGGTGCAGACGATCTGACCGCCATCACCGGTGTGGGTCCGGCCGCCGCCAAGAAATTGGCCGAAGCAGGCATCACCACCTACGCTCAGCTCGCCGCTGTCGACGTCGACACTTTCGATGCCGTCAAAGTGAAGCCCGAGTGGGTCGCACAAGCCAAAGATCTGGCTCAGTAA
- the obgE gene encoding GTPase ObgE, whose protein sequence is MKFLDLAKVYIRSGSGGNGCVSFRREKFIEYGGPNGGDGGRGGSVIIEAVDGLNTLIDFRYQQHFFAQNGQGGMGNNRTGKDGKDIVLRVPAGTEVLDEDEETVIADLTEVGETFVLAKGGNGGWGNLRFKTSTNQAPGKANPGQPGIDRTIWLRLKLIADAGLLGLPNAGKSTFLSVTSNARPKIADYPFTTLHPNLGVVGIDNAEFVVADIPGLIEGASEGRGLGDLFLGHVERCAVLLHLIDGTAEDVVADYETIITEINNYSHILGDKPRITVLNKIDSLLEEEVEEKLAALQEAAGGRVYTMSGVSKEGVDTVLRALKAEISMDRLRIKQAEEGDDEEDTPWQP, encoded by the coding sequence ATGAAATTCCTCGATCTCGCCAAGGTCTACATCCGCTCCGGCTCCGGCGGCAACGGTTGCGTGTCCTTCCGGCGCGAGAAATTTATCGAATATGGTGGCCCGAATGGCGGCGATGGCGGGCGTGGTGGTTCTGTGATCATCGAGGCGGTCGATGGTCTCAACACGCTCATTGATTTTCGCTACCAACAGCATTTCTTTGCCCAAAACGGCCAGGGCGGCATGGGCAACAACCGCACCGGCAAGGACGGCAAGGATATTGTGCTGCGCGTGCCGGCGGGGACCGAGGTGTTGGACGAGGACGAAGAAACCGTGATCGCCGATCTGACCGAGGTGGGCGAGACCTTTGTTCTGGCCAAGGGCGGCAATGGCGGCTGGGGCAACCTGCGGTTCAAAACCTCGACCAACCAGGCGCCCGGCAAGGCGAACCCTGGTCAACCGGGCATCGACCGCACCATCTGGCTGCGGCTTAAACTGATCGCGGATGCGGGGCTTTTGGGCCTGCCGAATGCGGGTAAATCGACGTTTTTGTCGGTGACTTCGAACGCGCGGCCTAAAATCGCGGATTATCCGTTTACCACGCTGCACCCGAACTTGGGCGTGGTCGGTATCGACAACGCGGAATTCGTCGTGGCCGACATCCCCGGTCTGATCGAAGGCGCCTCCGAAGGCCGTGGTCTGGGCGATCTTTTCCTCGGCCACGTCGAACGCTGTGCGGTGCTCTTGCACCTGATCGACGGCACGGCGGAGGATGTGGTGGCGGATTACGAGACCATCATCACGGAGATCAACAATTACTCGCATATTCTGGGTGACAAACCCCGGATCACGGTGCTCAACAAGATCGACAGCCTTCTTGAAGAGGAGGTCGAAGAGAAACTTGCGGCGCTTCAAGAGGCCGCTGGCGGGCGGGTTTACACCATGTCGGGCGTCTCGAAAGAGGGCGTCGACACGGTGCTGCGCGCTTTGAAAGCCGAGATTTCCATGGACCGTCTTCGGATCAAACAGGCCGAAGAGGGTGATGACGAGGAAGACACGCCTTGGCAACCCTGA
- a CDS encoding lysophospholipid acyltransferase family protein, which produces MSGVSNGPQNGPQNGPLWESRIPPSEPAAVKGGTWRIIRRGLPIILLIVICMVLMFATRAVERLFYGLRRPWSSVFPRFVSRNALRLMGVKLSVKGQPMRHHGAVVANHSTWLDIFVLNAVQRIFFVSKAEVANWPGIGTMAKATGTVFINRDRKEAAEQKRMFEERLHLGHKLLFFPEGTSSDSLRVLPFKPTLFAAFFTPELRDEVWIQPVTARYIAPEGQDVRFYGWWGDMEFGPSLVQVLKANPQGRVEVIFHDPIAVIDVKDRKEMAARCEASVRSGLPEIPAEYVDV; this is translated from the coding sequence ATGAGCGGTGTGTCGAATGGCCCCCAGAATGGCCCGCAGAATGGCCCACTGTGGGAAAGCCGCATTCCGCCGTCCGAACCCGCAGCTGTCAAAGGCGGCACCTGGCGGATAATCCGTCGCGGTCTGCCGATCATCCTGCTCATTGTGATCTGCATGGTGCTGATGTTTGCGACCCGCGCGGTGGAGCGGCTGTTCTACGGGTTGCGCCGTCCGTGGTCGTCGGTTTTCCCGCGTTTCGTGTCGCGCAACGCGCTGCGGCTGATGGGGGTCAAACTCAGCGTCAAAGGTCAGCCGATGCGCCACCACGGGGCGGTTGTGGCGAACCATTCGACTTGGCTCGATATTTTCGTGCTCAACGCCGTGCAGCGGATTTTCTTTGTCTCCAAGGCCGAGGTCGCGAATTGGCCCGGCATCGGCACGATGGCCAAGGCGACTGGAACGGTGTTCATCAACCGCGACCGCAAAGAGGCCGCCGAACAAAAGCGCATGTTCGAAGAGCGGCTGCACCTCGGGCATAAGCTTTTGTTCTTTCCGGAAGGCACGTCGTCGGACAGCCTTCGGGTTTTGCCTTTCAAACCAACGCTTTTTGCCGCCTTCTTTACGCCGGAGCTGCGCGATGAGGTTTGGATTCAACCCGTCACCGCGCGCTACATCGCGCCTGAGGGCCAAGACGTGCGGTTCTACGGCTGGTGGGGTGATATGGAGTTCGGCCCATCTTTGGTGCAGGTTTTAAAAGCCAACCCGCAAGGCCGCGTCGAGGTGATTTTCCACGATCCTATTGCCGTGATAGACGTCAAGGATCGCAAGGAGATGGCCGCCAGATGCGAGGCGTCGGTGCGGTCGGGACTGCCGGAAATACCGGCGGAGTATGTGGATGTGTGA
- the rpmA gene encoding 50S ribosomal protein L27, producing the protein MAHKKAGGSSRNGRDSAGRRLGVKLYGGQSAISGNIIVRQRGTKFWPGEGVGLGKDHTIFATTDGVVTFRKGLKKRTFVDVLPVAEAAE; encoded by the coding sequence ATGGCACATAAAAAAGCAGGCGGCTCATCCCGTAACGGTCGCGACTCCGCAGGTCGTCGCCTCGGCGTCAAACTCTACGGTGGCCAGTCCGCCATTTCCGGCAACATCATCGTCCGCCAGCGCGGCACGAAGTTCTGGCCGGGTGAGGGCGTTGGTCTTGGCAAAGATCACACGATCTTCGCAACCACCGATGGCGTTGTGACCTTCCGCAAAGGTCTCAAAAAACGCACTTTCGTGGACGTGCTTCCGGTGGCGGAGGCCGCTGAGTAA
- a CDS encoding GNAT family N-acetyltransferase, whose amino-acid sequence MRPPRLSDAGLLNMYASDIRVARNSRSLPHPMPPGATEAFVARALKPETREKVWILDGSAHGLSEVIGVISLKPLDRDQCEVAFWVAPSFWGTGLARTALKALVEANPLRAKTLFAEIFQDNQASARVVTAAGFDYIGDAETYSVARGGQVPTWTYLRKL is encoded by the coding sequence ATGCGCCCGCCGCGTCTTTCGGATGCAGGTCTGTTGAACATGTACGCCAGCGACATCCGCGTGGCGCGCAATTCGCGGTCCCTTCCGCATCCGATGCCACCGGGCGCGACCGAAGCCTTCGTGGCCCGTGCGTTGAAACCCGAGACCCGTGAAAAAGTCTGGATTCTCGATGGTTCCGCACATGGTCTCTCCGAGGTGATTGGCGTGATTTCTCTCAAACCGCTCGACCGCGATCAATGCGAAGTCGCATTTTGGGTGGCGCCAAGCTTTTGGGGCACCGGTTTGGCCCGCACCGCGTTGAAGGCGCTGGTCGAGGCCAACCCATTGCGGGCCAAGACGCTGTTTGCCGAGATTTTTCAGGACAATCAGGCCTCGGCCCGTGTCGTGACCGCCGCAGGTTTTGACTATATCGGCGATGCAGAGACCTATTCCGTCGCTCGCGGTGGGCAGGTCCCAACCTGGACCTACCTGCGCAAACTCTAA
- the proB gene encoding glutamate 5-kinase, with amino-acid sequence MASLAGAKRIVIKIGSALLVERGELRARWLDGLAEDVAMLTARGAQVILVSSGSIALGRGILGLPSGELPLEHSQACASVGQIRLARAYQEALEPRGITTSQVLLTLEDSADRRRYLNARATLDALLSLGVVPIVNENDTVATDEIRYGDNDRLAANIAVTVGADRLVLLSDVDGLYTANPSVDPNARHIPVVEEITPEIEAMAGDPVSGVSKGGMKTKVMAAQTAIHGGCTMAITEGSKDRPLKALEEGARVTWFLAAEDPDHARKRWIGAMKPKGEVQIDAGAVAALAKGKSLLPVGVEEVVGHFGRGEPVVVLGPEGARIGLGLSRYTSDEAEAIKGAHSEDIQAILGYPGRAALIHRDDLVT; translated from the coding sequence TTGGCGTCTCTTGCGGGCGCGAAACGGATCGTGATCAAGATCGGCTCGGCGCTTTTGGTCGAGCGTGGTGAGCTGCGTGCCCGGTGGCTCGATGGGCTGGCGGAAGATGTCGCCATGCTCACGGCGCGCGGCGCGCAGGTGATTTTGGTCTCTTCCGGCTCCATCGCCCTGGGCCGTGGTATTTTGGGGCTGCCGTCCGGGGAATTGCCGCTGGAGCACTCGCAGGCCTGCGCCTCCGTCGGGCAAATCCGCCTCGCGCGGGCCTATCAGGAGGCGCTGGAGCCGCGTGGCATCACCACCTCTCAGGTGCTTTTGACGCTGGAAGACAGCGCGGATCGCCGTCGCTACCTCAATGCGCGCGCCACGCTGGATGCGCTCTTGTCGCTGGGCGTCGTGCCCATCGTCAATGAGAACGACACGGTGGCGACCGATGAGATCCGCTACGGCGACAACGACCGATTGGCCGCCAATATCGCGGTGACGGTGGGCGCGGATCGGCTGGTGTTGCTCTCCGATGTGGACGGGCTTTATACGGCGAACCCCTCGGTCGACCCGAACGCGCGGCACATCCCGGTGGTCGAAGAGATCACGCCCGAAATCGAGGCGATGGCGGGCGATCCCGTCTCAGGTGTGTCGAAAGGCGGCATGAAGACCAAGGTGATGGCGGCCCAGACCGCGATCCACGGCGGCTGTACCATGGCGATCACAGAGGGCTCGAAAGACCGGCCCCTGAAGGCGCTCGAAGAGGGCGCACGCGTGACCTGGTTCCTGGCCGCCGAAGACCCGGATCACGCCCGCAAACGCTGGATCGGCGCGATGAAGCCCAAGGGCGAAGTGCAGATCGACGCGGGCGCCGTGGCGGCGCTTGCGAAAGGAAAATCCCTGTTGCCCGTCGGCGTCGAGGAGGTTGTGGGCCATTTTGGCCGCGGCGAACCAGTCGTGGTGCTCGGGCCCGAGGGCGCGCGCATCGGGCTCGGGCTGTCGCGCTACACTTCTGACGAAGCCGAAGCCATCAAAGGCGCGCATTCCGAAGACATACAGGCGATCCTCGGCTATCCCGGCCGGGCCGCCTTGATCCATAGAGACGATTTGGTGACATGA
- a CDS encoding recombinase family protein — MNSQTPNVALRAALYLRVSTARQAEHDVSIPDQKRQGEAYCASRGYQLVETFVEPGASATNDKRPEFQRMIEAGTSKPAAFDVVVVHSFSRFFRDHFELEFYVRKLAKNGVKLVSITQEMGDDPMHVMMRQIMALFDEYQSKENAKHVLRALKENARQGFWNGSLPPIGYRVVDAEQRGAKMKKKLEIDPLHADTVRMIYRLALEGDGMSGPMGVKAIVNHLNGNRIYTRNGGRWGIGQLHRVLTRRTYIGEHQFNKRSKKGEVKPEKEVVTVPVPPLIDRETFDAVQARLKANNPKVTPPRVVSGPNLLTGICYCGNCGGAMTLRTGKSGRYRYYACSIRARQGATGCKGRAIPMDKLDKMVVNHIEQRLLDPERIEEVLASLLDRRQEGVERRSQHITELNQRAAEADMRLKRLYDAIESGSLDPTESALGERIAGLTALRDQARTDATRIEAMLASSTHQRLTGDAVRELTIEARRRLRLGKGGYRREHVRAFAQRVEVADEAIYIKGNKNTLLRTLVATKGGKSAATGVPGFVPKWRRDRDSNPGSP, encoded by the coding sequence ATGAATAGCCAAACCCCAAATGTTGCCCTGCGCGCCGCCCTTTACCTCCGCGTTTCGACCGCCCGGCAGGCCGAACATGACGTGTCGATCCCTGACCAGAAACGGCAGGGCGAGGCATATTGCGCCTCGCGCGGCTATCAGCTTGTCGAGACCTTCGTGGAACCGGGCGCGTCAGCCACCAATGATAAACGCCCCGAGTTCCAGCGCATGATCGAGGCGGGCACATCGAAACCCGCCGCTTTCGATGTCGTCGTGGTCCATTCGTTCAGCCGGTTCTTCCGCGATCACTTCGAGCTGGAGTTTTACGTACGCAAGCTGGCGAAGAACGGCGTCAAGCTGGTCTCCATCACGCAGGAGATGGGTGATGACCCTATGCACGTCATGATGCGGCAGATCATGGCGCTGTTCGATGAATACCAGTCCAAGGAAAATGCCAAGCACGTCCTGCGCGCCTTGAAGGAGAATGCGCGGCAGGGCTTCTGGAACGGCTCGCTTCCACCCATCGGCTATCGCGTTGTCGATGCCGAACAACGTGGCGCGAAGATGAAGAAGAAGCTGGAGATCGACCCGCTGCACGCTGACACGGTGCGGATGATCTACCGCCTCGCTTTGGAGGGTGATGGCATGTCCGGCCCGATGGGCGTCAAGGCCATCGTCAATCACCTGAACGGCAATCGTATCTACACCCGCAATGGCGGTCGCTGGGGCATTGGCCAGCTTCACCGCGTGCTGACCCGGCGGACCTATATCGGCGAGCATCAGTTCAACAAACGCTCCAAGAAGGGCGAGGTGAAGCCGGAGAAGGAGGTTGTGACCGTCCCGGTGCCGCCGCTGATCGACCGCGAGACATTTGACGCCGTGCAAGCCCGCTTGAAGGCCAACAATCCCAAGGTCACGCCGCCGCGCGTGGTCAGCGGCCCGAATCTGCTGACCGGCATCTGCTATTGCGGCAACTGCGGCGGCGCGATGACCCTGCGCACCGGTAAGAGCGGCCGCTACCGCTATTACGCCTGTTCGATCCGGGCGCGGCAGGGCGCTACCGGCTGCAAGGGCCGCGCGATCCCTATGGACAAGCTCGACAAAATGGTCGTGAACCACATCGAGCAACGCCTGCTGGACCCGGAGCGGATTGAGGAAGTGTTGGCATCGTTGCTGGACCGCCGACAGGAAGGCGTCGAGCGCCGCAGCCAGCACATCACCGAGCTGAACCAGCGCGCCGCCGAAGCCGACATGCGCCTCAAGCGGCTTTACGATGCCATCGAGTCCGGTTCGCTTGATCCGACCGAATCCGCCCTGGGCGAACGTATCGCGGGCCTGACGGCGCTACGCGATCAGGCACGAACCGACGCCACCCGCATCGAAGCCATGCTGGCCAGTTCCACCCACCAGCGCCTGACAGGCGACGCCGTGCGCGAACTGACGATTGAAGCGCGCCGCAGATTACGGCTCGGAAAGGGCGGCTATCGGCGGGAGCACGTCCGGGCTTTTGCTCAGCGTGTCGAGGTTGCCGACGAGGCGATCTACATCAAAGGGAACAAAAACACCCTGCTACGGACGCTGGTGGCAACCAAAGGTGGGAAATCGGCGGCAACCGGCGTTCCCGGTTTTGTTCCGAAGTGGCGGAGAGACAGGGATTCGAACCCTGGGTCCCCGTAA
- a CDS encoding GNAT family N-acetyltransferase has translation MTKKPLTTNRLTLRALRPEDAPDIVRALNDFEVSKWLTPVPYPYSVHDANWFTRRVAAIAFVYGLEFQGRIIGTIGCEGEFGYWLGRAYWGQGLMTEAARAVLTAWFAEGHDQIEAGYFTENARSSHVLRKMGFVETGQSRSFSLAQGQEVDRIDMILTREAFETRNGN, from the coding sequence ATGACCAAGAAACCCCTCACCACAAACCGCCTGACGCTCCGTGCCCTTCGACCTGAGGACGCGCCCGATATCGTGCGCGCGCTGAACGATTTCGAGGTCAGCAAATGGCTGACTCCTGTGCCTTATCCGTATTCTGTTCACGATGCGAACTGGTTCACCCGTAGGGTGGCGGCGATTGCCTTTGTCTATGGCCTTGAGTTTCAGGGTCGGATCATAGGCACCATCGGCTGCGAAGGCGAGTTCGGCTATTGGCTGGGGCGCGCCTATTGGGGGCAGGGGCTGATGACGGAGGCGGCACGGGCGGTGCTCACCGCCTGGTTCGCGGAAGGGCACGACCAGATCGAGGCCGGCTATTTCACCGAGAACGCCCGCTCCTCCCATGTGCTGCGCAAAATGGGCTTTGTCGAGACAGGGCAGTCGCGCAGTTTTAGTCTTGCCCAAGGCCAAGAGGTCGACCGGATCGACATGATCCTGACCCGCGAGGCTTTTGAGACGCGAAACGGCAATTGA